One Pleurocapsa sp. PCC 7327 DNA segment encodes these proteins:
- a CDS encoding DUF4278 domain-containing protein has protein sequence MKLTYRGVSYEYNPIVVETTTGEVGGKYRSRDWRFRNLKKPPILVPRANLTYRGVTYNKPDTAIPGTAAPEATPAVSMADKARTLMADRTQAVKKRQQSLLSRAVEEIGATDEVSKHWTHIQGQIQPTFRDNYNRFGGAVS, from the coding sequence ATGAAACTTACCTATCGCGGCGTTAGCTATGAATACAATCCCATCGTTGTAGAAACGACAACGGGTGAAGTAGGTGGAAAATATCGGAGTCGAGATTGGAGATTCCGCAACCTGAAGAAACCGCCTATTTTAGTACCAAGAGCCAATTTGACGTATCGCGGAGTAACCTATAACAAACCCGATACCGCCATTCCCGGAACAGCCGCACCGGAAGCAACGCCTGCTGTCTCGATGGCAGACAAAGCTCGTACTTTAATGGCGGATCGCACCCAAGCCGTCAAAAAGCGCCAACAATCTCTCTTGAGTCGTGCAGTAGAGGAAATTGGCGCGACGGATGAGGTGTCAAAACATTGGACTCACATTCAAGGGCAAATTCAGCCTACTTTCCGGGATAATTACAATCGCTTTGGCGGTGCTGTAAGTTAG
- a CDS encoding serine hydrolase encodes MIFFRQDKQLDKLATDILEKTWAKFPDLERDRIALTWIVYDPPVAVNTGGAISAEEFWKYPVRGYSYRGDDRIYPASIVKLFYLVAIHEWLEGGMIPESAELNRAIRDMIVDSSNDATSLVVDVLTGTTSGPELPPGPLETWKYQRNIVNRYFQSLGWEELANINVNQKPWGDGPYGRERAFLGEMMENRNMLTTNAVARLLHAIVGGVAVSSARSQQMMDLLKRNLDFATSSASDEENQVTGFLGEGLPTNAQLWSKAGWTSQVRHDAAYIEIPNRQPYLLVVFTEGKADTKKKEILPFISRSFVGAMENLS; translated from the coding sequence ATGATCTTTTTTCGACAAGACAAACAACTCGACAAACTCGCAACCGATATTTTAGAAAAAACTTGGGCTAAATTTCCCGACTTAGAACGCGATCGCATCGCCTTAACTTGGATCGTTTACGATCCTCCAGTCGCGGTCAATACGGGTGGAGCGATTTCTGCCGAGGAGTTCTGGAAATATCCGGTGCGAGGCTATAGCTATCGAGGAGACGATCGCATTTATCCAGCTAGCATCGTCAAACTGTTTTATTTGGTTGCGATTCACGAATGGCTAGAAGGAGGAATGATTCCCGAATCGGCGGAGCTAAATCGAGCCATTCGGGATATGATCGTCGATTCGAGCAACGATGCCACCAGTTTAGTCGTAGACGTGTTGACGGGGACTACTAGCGGTCCAGAATTGCCTCCAGGTCCTTTGGAAACGTGGAAGTATCAGCGTAATATCGTCAATCGCTATTTTCAATCGCTAGGCTGGGAAGAATTAGCCAACATCAATGTTAACCAGAAACCGTGGGGAGATGGACCTTATGGTCGAGAAAGGGCATTTTTGGGCGAGATGATGGAAAATCGCAATATGCTGACCACTAATGCGGTAGCAAGGCTATTACACGCGATTGTCGGGGGAGTGGCGGTATCGTCAGCGCGATCGCAGCAGATGATGGACTTGCTCAAACGAAATCTTGATTTTGCAACGTCTTCTGCCTCTGATGAGGAAAATCAGGTTACCGGGTTTTTAGGTGAAGGGTTGCCAACCAATGCTCAGTTATGGTCAAAAGCTGGTTGGACGAGTCAAGTCCGTCACGATGCCGCTTATATCGAAATTCCCAACCGTCAACCCTATCTTCTCGTCGTTTTTACAGAAGGTAAAGCCGATACTAAGAAAAAGGAAATTCTCCCGTTTATTTCTCGCTCTTTTGTTGGCGCGATGGAAAATCTTTCTTAG
- the smpB gene encoding SsrA-binding protein SmpB — MSDRDDRIKIISDNRQARFLYEILETYEAGIELLGTEVKSIRAGKVNLRDGYALIRNGEAWLINVHISPYEASGQYFNHDPRRTRKLLLHRKEISKLIGQVEQKGLTLVPLKMYFKGSWVKVSLGLGRGKKLHDKRETLKRRQDEREMARMLKR; from the coding sequence ATGAGCGATCGAGACGACAGAATCAAAATTATTAGCGACAACCGCCAAGCTCGCTTTCTTTATGAAATCCTGGAAACTTACGAGGCGGGAATTGAGCTTTTAGGAACCGAGGTGAAATCGATTCGTGCTGGGAAGGTTAACCTCCGGGACGGATATGCCTTGATTCGCAATGGAGAAGCATGGTTGATTAATGTCCATATCTCCCCCTACGAAGCAAGCGGACAATATTTTAATCACGATCCTCGCCGTACCCGCAAGTTACTGCTGCACCGTAAAGAAATTAGTAAGCTAATCGGGCAAGTCGAACAGAAAGGCTTAACCTTAGTTCCTCTAAAAATGTATTTCAAAGGTAGCTGGGTAAAAGTCAGCTTGGGACTCGGACGAGGGAAGAAACTTCACGATAAGCGCGAAACTCTCAAACGCCGTCAAGACGAGCGAGAAATGGCTCGCATGCTAAAACGATGA
- a CDS encoding neutral zinc metallopeptidase: MKRLKKLIVAAATAAVALSPISAKAQLVEGAIEGIINYMASLYEVNFNYVLEHQPTYSDCGVVILAAFCPADNTVYINVEAVKEASDNQVFSLFVAAHETAHAVQWNLGIGGMDSGAVTIETELQADCLAGDALSWMFSKLASVSGEEYEQMGYLVGLAAAQVGDYDYHDSAHHGTPEQRLSFALRGFTGENFQACLR; the protein is encoded by the coding sequence ATGAAACGCTTGAAGAAATTAATCGTAGCTGCTGCTACGGCAGCGGTTGCCTTATCTCCTATTAGCGCCAAAGCTCAATTAGTTGAAGGTGCAATTGAAGGAATCATAAATTATATGGCTTCTTTATATGAAGTTAATTTCAACTATGTATTGGAACACCAACCAACATATTCGGACTGTGGAGTTGTAATTCTTGCCGCTTTTTGTCCTGCCGATAACACGGTTTACATTAATGTAGAAGCCGTAAAGGAAGCCAGCGATAATCAAGTTTTTTCGCTATTTGTAGCGGCTCATGAAACTGCCCATGCCGTTCAATGGAATTTAGGAATTGGAGGCATGGATAGTGGAGCAGTCACGATAGAGACTGAACTACAAGCCGATTGCCTTGCAGGAGATGCACTGTCTTGGATGTTTTCCAAGCTGGCTTCTGTGTCTGGAGAAGAATACGAGCAAATGGGATACCTGGTAGGTTTAGCTGCTGCCCAAGTTGGTGACTATGACTATCACGATTCGGCTCACCACGGAACTCCCGAACAGCGCCTATCTTTTGCGTTACGCGGCTTCACTGGAGAAAACTTTCAAGCTTGTCTTCGTTAA